The Ornithorhynchus anatinus isolate Pmale09 chromosome 11, mOrnAna1.pri.v4, whole genome shotgun sequence genomic interval ccattttacagatgaggtaattggggtacagagaagttaggtgacttgcccaagcccacacagcaggcatgtgacagggccaggattagaacccaggtccttctggggggggcggtgggagggcccCCCTCACCCCAGCACTGCACCCCTGCTCACGCACGCCCTCCTGGCCCCGGCAACGCTGCCGAACCTTGGGCAGGCAGGCCTTGCTGTGCCAGGAGCAACCTGCAACCTCTCGAAGTGGCGGGTGGGGGGAAACAATGACGGGAACCAGATGTGGAAATCCGAGCAGCTGCCAGCAGCTGGAATGCCGGCTGAGGCTCCCCGCTGCGCTGCGCTGCCCTCTGCCCGCTGCCAAACCAGAGTGGCCCTGATGGAAGGGTTCCTGGCgcctgccgccccctcccccagcccggggctgccctctccccctgcccctgccgcgGTGGCGGGGGATGGGACGGGGAAAAGACCATATCCTAGTCCCGAGGTCACAGACTCCTGCTGCTCACACGCAGTCACCCACGCGTCATCGCACACGCGGTGGCGCGGATGCACATGCAGAATCACGCACACCCCCAGTTATGCACACCCACTCACATTTACCTCCACATAGAAGTAGATAGTCACACTCCTAGTCATGCACACCCATACACAACACACATACTCATGGTTAGACACTCCCAGCTCCACTAATcagactctctctctttcacagacacacacacacacatacacacactcacacatgtcCTCCCTCCCTATACAAGGTTCTCTGTATACTTGCACACCCACTGGCCGGCCTGCACCCCCAAAGCCCCCCTGCAGGCTCTGGGTAGGCGCCAAGGGGCCTGGAAACTGTGAGtcagagagcagggagaggggagcagagagccaGAGGCGCTGGAGTCCGGCCATCTGAGCTGGGCAGTggccgggggaggagagaaggagccgAACTGAGCAGGCCGGGAgccagagctgggggaggggggatggacagtggtgggaggaggaaggggacggggggaCATGAGGGGAGACGGGGTGgccggggggagatgggaggagatggggaagatacaggtaggtgggagaagatgagggagaagggggagatggagatgagggagatggagatggaggaagaagagggaggtggagatgagggaggtaaggaagatgggggagaaggggaaagaagagggagatggggagatgaggaaggtgggaagaaacaaagggagatggagatgagctgggggagacaagggagatgggggagatagaaagaaatgagggagatggagatgagcagagagatgggggaggtgggaaaagatgagggagacgggagagatggaaagagatgggggagtttAGGAGAGACGAGGGAGATAGGGGATGATCCGGATGACGGGAGTAGATGAGGAcgctggagggagatgggagagatgagggagacacTACTCAGCCTGGAGTGGGTTGGGAGGGCTCGGAGCGGGATCCACTGACTCGGAAGATGGAGAATCTTGGGGTTCCAGGATAATAACTTCCCATCGAATGGATCCTGAGGTGGAAGGGACACCCAGAGTTCGTTTCATCTATCCCCCTGCCTCGGGCCTCATCTGAcagtctcccccccgcccccttcactccccagacAAGGAGGAGAGCGAACACCCCAACAACAGCTTCAGCCCCTGTGGCCCCCAGGACCGCAAGTGCCTCCAGAAACACTTCGCCAAACTGCGCgccgggagcagcagcagcatcaggaTGAGGAGTGGCCTGGGGGGGCCCCACCGGGAGGAGACTCGGCCTCTGGTGAGGAGGCGTCCAGGACAGCCCATTGGCTGTGCTCCTGATGGCTCCGAAGGGAGAGGAAACCCTggccctgcctcagtctccttgctgcctggcctcgtccctcccctcccttcctctgccttgcTGCCCCAggttctgcccctgcccctgatgccccaggctctgcccctctcACCTAGtatctccatccccagcccctctcccccaataTCTCCACCTCACCCCTCTCTTCCTGGCACACCCCAACAGTCCATCCCCCTCTCCAGCACCTCCATCCCCCCCTCACTACCTCCAGTTCCACCCCTTCTTCCCAGTACCTCCATACCCACCCTTCTCTTCCTTGTACACCccaactccatccccctccccaggatCTCCaaccctgccccctctctccaggacggctccatccctcttccccagcacctccaaccctccctctctccctggtagccccctccccagctctgcccctctcctcttgcTGCCCCTCTCTGGTACTCCTCCAGTCTTATCCctctgtcccggctctgcccatctCCCAACAAAGCCCCCCACCCTGCTGCTGCCTCGctgaccctgcctctcctctcctgtgcCCGGTGCCAGATCCAGGGATCCTGCCAGAATGAGCTGCACCGGGCCCTGGAACGACTGGCGGTCGCCCAGACCCGCACCCACGAGGATCTGTACAGTATCCCCATCCCCAACTGTGACCGGAATGGCAACTTTCACCCCAAACAGGTATAGGGGCCCTGCCACTGCCCCTACCCCCGCCAAGCCCCACGGCAGCAAGGGCAGAGAGCCATCCTCGGGCATTCTGGGAAACTCTTGAGGTTCACGGCCTTTCAGGGTGTCTGATGATAATGGcgatattgattaagcgcttactgggtgccaagcactgtgctaagacctgGGGTCAATATGCAAGATCAATAgctccttctgctgctgcttcctgccttccactgagtcatggttccaccattcctctcccctgTTTCAGGGACTTAGTAAAGTGGGGCAGGGGTCCATGGCACGAGGAAGATCCATTAGCCTCGAGGTGCTTACTGGATCCCCtccaggagagaaagaaggcaacCATGCCCAATCCACTCATGAACTCTGAAATCCGATCCACTCTGGGAGATACGATTTATTTCCCTCACTGCCTCGCCCTTCCCCTCACTGTTCTCACCCCTCTGTGCCCTCCCCGACACCAGTGCCTCACCTTCTCTGCTGGCATGTGGATGGGCCAGTGGTGTGAGAGTGACCAGCCTCATCCCTGTCATTGGCAGTGCCACCCAGCTCTGGACGGGCAGCGGGGCAAGTGCTGGTGTGTGGACCGGAAGACCGGGGTCAAGCTGTCCGGGAGCCTGGAGCCAAAGGGGGAGCTGGATTGTCACCAGGCGGCTGACGGGTTCCGGGAATGAACCCCTCCATGGGGCTCGGGGGAGGGGTGATGGACAGGGGGCGGGGGGTAGGGGCGAGACCCCGGTGCCCCAGCCCTTGAGCCTCTTCAGTGTTGGGGGAGtgaaggcagcaggaaggagCCCAGAGTGTTCCCCCTGcaacccttttccctcttctccctgctccccatcctAGCTCTGGCTCAGACACTCATTTCTTCCTTACaggttggggtggacacaggcaggGGTGGGTAATTGTGGAAGCACAGGTGTGTGCACGTGGTCCGTACATATACCCGTGATCACGGGTGACTGTGTGTGCATGAGTGGGCCtaggtgggggtggaggctgaTGAACCTAGAgagccatccccctgcccccgatCTTTAGATCAATTCCAGGCCCAGGCCAGCCGGGTCCAGCCCTGTCCCTCACTGTTTCCCAGCCCTCCCCTGAGGCCCTATGTAGTTCTTGCCCAAGCTAAgatccagcccagccccagcccaattCTCAGTCCGGCCCTCAGGACTGGGTGTTCTGGACCTCTGGCCACCTCACTGGAGTACCagggtgtggaggggggagggaacacCTGCCGGGGTCCCGGAGGAACAGAGATGAAGGAGGCAGGGCTGAGGTGGGGTCACACCCATGTATTTTGGCACTTATGGATGACCctatccctctccctgctgccacccccgacctctcgctgtgctctctctcccctgacaGCATTCACTCGGTGTAAGATGGGACTGTTGTCCAGGCTGCTGTTTACAGACCAATCGCCAGACccccaagcactgttttgggtAGGCTCTACCAAAACAGCACTTATtgagttttggtttgtttttttttttaacaaaaaagaaacattttcctGAGAGCAAGTGATGGTCTGATTTTAAACACCACAGCTGTCCCATACGCAGCAGGGACAGATGCGGGAGAGGAGTGTGAGTGACCCATAAGGAGAGAAaactggggagggagtggggcccgAATGGGATACGGCAGGCGGTGCAGAGGGGTTAGGAGGTGTAGGGGAGTGGGGTGCTATAGCTGGATATCTTCTGGGGGCAGATTGGGAGAAAAGAACATCAAGGAGCTCGCCCTGATGACCCTACCTCTGGGCCTACCCTGTCAGCTAGCTCTGCAGGTAGGAATCAGAGAAACCAAGCAGCCTGCTCCCTAGGACTGCACCCAAGTGGGAAGTCCCGAAACCAGACTCCCAGCCCCCAGTGCCAGGGGAGAGCTTGCATGATGATTATGggtatgattatggtatttgttaatggtttctatgtatcaagcactgttctaaagcaccggggtgaatgtaagatcatcaggttggacacaatccctgtttcacatgggccacccagtctaagtaggaagaatagTTAttaattccccgttttacagttgaggaaactgagaagtcacatggcctattgggtagagcatgggcctgggagtcagaacgacttgggttctagtcccagctctgctacttgtctgctgtgtgaccttgggcaagacacttaacttctctgtgcctcagttatgtcacctgtaaaatgggggtgaaggcagtgagccctacctgggttgtggactgtgtccaacctgattatcttgcacctaagacaatgtgcctggcacattgtaagcgtttaacaaataccattaaaaaaaaaggcaaagaggagtgagtgacttgcccaaagtcacatagcaggcaagagggggaggtgAGTTTAGAATCgaggacttctgattcccaggcccgtgctctttccactaggccacgctgcttccctctcatCCATCCCATCTCGCTTCCGCTGCCAGAGAGGCCGAGCCTGAGGTgagggtttggggaagggaggcgatagggagggaggcagagtgcTGGGAGCCATTAGAGGGGCATCTCAAGAGCCAAGGGCTGAGAGGAGGCAGACACTGGGTTGCGTCTGTGTCTCATTTGCAATCCTGGCTCTGGGGTGCAGGGCTCGGAACAggccggaggggaaggaggattacACCACAAGAGCCAGCACAGAGAGAAGAAACGAAAAGAAACCAGAGTCTTCAACCCTTTCTGTCTCACGCCTGCATGCCTGAAGATATCATGGGCTTCACTGGCCTGTCCTGgggactcttcccctctccggccTAGCCCACACCCATCATCCCTCCAACTCACAGGCTGCAGTAAGACATAAACAGCCACCCCTCCCACCTACCTATTCCTTTCGGGTCCTTCTGCCAGTAACTCACCCCAGCTTGGGCTGTGGGCCGGTGGCTAGCAGAATGGTTGCCTAGATCCTGGCCTCCTGGGCCAGGGGTGCTTGGCTCTGAAAGGACCTGGCAGTTGGGTGCGCTTGGTGACTCCGGAGACTGAGCAGAGCTGGCTCGACGGATAATCCGAACAGTATTTTCTCTGTGGTGTCAtggccctttccttcccccagttTCCCACCACAACTAgcctcctcttgcctccatgaatcaaatcaatcaatggtattcactgagtgcatactgtgtgcagagcactgtattaaacgcttgggaaagtgcactacaatggagttggtagacacattctctgcccacaactagcttaaaaCCTCCTCTTCCCAACCCATCATAGGTGCCGCCGGCTCATTTTCATATTATTTGTATAGCATCTTGTTAATCTTCTGGTTAAGGTTAccatcccatcctctcctctccctacccccacccccttagGATTGCCCACTGGCCTTAAATTCACGGAGGGTCCATAAAAACAGCCCCAAATTGTCAGTGTCTATTAATTTTGCAAAAATATTTCAGGGTTCGTGAATGCGGGTGGCCGCCACCCAGGCAAAAGAACAGGAGGAATCCCACTTGTTCTGCCCCAAGGGCTGGCAGCTGTCACTTTTGGGGCAAGAGACTGGCTTCCCTGAGCAGACAGCCCTGTTCCTTAAGGCGCCGGGGGCAACAGCAGAAGACGAACAACTCCACTGTCAGCAGAGCGGGGAAGGGACTCCTACTCTCCCTGGCCAATCAGGGGTTGCGGCAGTTTCTGTCCTAGATTTTGATTTCTGGTGCCCCCTTCCTGGCCAAGGAGGGAGGAATTACCCTGGTGCAGCGATGGGGTCTGGGGGAAGCTGTCCACTGTGTCCTCCTTCCTGGCTTTCGGGTCTCAGCTGCAAGCTCCTTCAGGCTATCAGGTCCCCCTTTTGGATGGATGccacttctcaatcaatcaatcatatttattgaatgtttatagtatgcagagcgctgtagtaagcacttgggagagttcaatatattcTCCTCTTCACCATGCAGGCTCCTGGCTCCCTACAACCCCACTTTTCAAATGATGCACCTGTCTGgctgcggggagggaagaggggaactaCTATGAGCCCCTGCTGggaaggagactgtgtccaacctgattatcttgtatccatcttagctctaaatacagtgcttgacgtatagtaaatgcttaacaaatgccattaaaaaaaggggagatcct includes:
- the IGFBP4 gene encoding insulin-like growth factor-binding protein 4, with the translated sequence MPTRRACCWPPLLLLLLWTLAGPARGDEAIHCPPCSEEKLARCRAPVGCEELVREPGCGCCATCALGRGMPCGVYTARCGSGLRCYPPRGVDRPLHTLMHGQGVCTELAEIEAMQEGPQPADKEESEHPNNSFSPCGPQDRKCLQKHFAKLRAGSSSSIRMRSGLGGPHREETRPLIQGSCQNELHRALERLAVAQTRTHEDLYSIPIPNCDRNGNFHPKQCHPALDGQRGKCWCVDRKTGVKLSGSLEPKGELDCHQAADGFRE